Proteins found in one Holophagales bacterium genomic segment:
- a CDS encoding haloacid dehalogenase-like hydrolase: protein MSTSSSRARNLRPVAVLAAIAAIAASPAPPAPRVTPAPTTRPAAAATPPPARPLQSWKESPAKRALQRFLKEIEASGNSGEAPADVRVAVFATEGVLWDSGGVSLEDAWALDRLRSLAPTKPEWASTPPFPALLGNDPAALAALSPADLARLSAAALAGLDQDEIRTQVLAWVRVAPPGRHAPADLARPAMRELLELLRTWNFRSYVVSDGPAEVTRALVEALYDLPAYRVIAPLSQIEVRDQGVRTRFVFSGEPAPPPSGASRLRTVVHHLGVRPLLVAGARESDGPLLEWASGRKAPFLALGFREAGAPSGSRTRPLPTAFSGARWTVVTPSEYWLSPPIRPAAPGK from the coding sequence ATGAGCACGTCCTCTTCTCGAGCAAGGAACCTGCGCCCCGTCGCGGTCCTCGCGGCGATCGCCGCCATCGCGGCCTCTCCCGCACCCCCGGCCCCGCGGGTGACGCCGGCGCCGACGACCCGCCCCGCGGCCGCGGCGACGCCTCCACCCGCCAGACCTCTCCAGAGCTGGAAGGAGTCCCCCGCGAAACGCGCGCTCCAGCGATTCCTCAAGGAGATCGAGGCCTCCGGGAATTCCGGCGAAGCTCCCGCGGACGTCCGCGTCGCGGTGTTCGCGACCGAGGGCGTCCTCTGGGACAGCGGGGGCGTGTCGCTCGAAGACGCGTGGGCCCTCGATCGGCTCCGTTCGCTCGCGCCGACGAAGCCCGAATGGGCCTCGACGCCACCGTTCCCGGCCCTTCTCGGCAATGACCCCGCCGCCCTGGCGGCCCTCTCTCCCGCGGACCTCGCGCGCCTGTCCGCCGCGGCTCTCGCCGGGCTCGACCAGGACGAGATCCGCACACAGGTTCTCGCCTGGGTTCGCGTCGCCCCGCCCGGACGTCACGCACCCGCCGACCTGGCCCGTCCCGCGATGCGCGAGCTCCTCGAGCTCCTGCGCACCTGGAACTTCCGAAGCTACGTCGTCTCCGACGGCCCGGCCGAGGTCACCCGCGCTCTCGTCGAGGCGCTCTACGACCTGCCTGCGTACCGGGTGATCGCCCCCCTCTCGCAGATCGAGGTCCGGGACCAGGGCGTCCGCACCCGGTTCGTCTTCTCCGGCGAGCCGGCCCCCCCTCCGTCCGGAGCCTCCCGCCTTCGAACCGTCGTGCATCACCTCGGCGTCCGTCCGCTCCTCGTGGCCGGAGCACGGGAATCCGACGGTCCGCTTCTCGAGTGGGCGTCCGGCCGGAAGGCCCCGTTCCTGGCGCTCGGCTTCCGCGAGGCCGGGGCGCCGTCGGGCTCACGGACTCGTCCCCTCCCGACGGCGTTCTCCGGGGCCAGGTGGACGGTCGTCACGCCTTCGGAATACTGGCTGTCCCCTCCCATCAGACCGGCTGCGCCGGGGAAATGA
- a CDS encoding TerC family protein — protein sequence MEWILEPQGWIAFLTLAALELVLGIDNIVFISILVGKLPAERRQKAYRIGLGLALISRVLLLLSISWVMGLTAPLFTVLSKVISGRDIVLIVGGLFLVAKSTHEIHDKLEGVEGEHSTKAFGSYGAVLAQIVALDVIFSLDSVITAVGMVNKVGLMVSAIVVSIVVMMFFANAIGDFVHDHPTVKMLALAFLLMIGVMLIADGLGHHIPKGYIYFSMAFSLFVEMLNLRARKERDPVELRSAYADPTAGDVK from the coding sequence ATGGAATGGATCCTCGAACCGCAGGGATGGATTGCGTTCCTGACGCTCGCCGCCCTCGAGCTGGTTCTCGGCATCGACAACATCGTCTTCATCTCGATCCTCGTCGGAAAGCTCCCGGCCGAGCGGCGGCAGAAGGCCTACCGGATCGGCCTCGGTCTGGCGCTGATCTCGAGAGTCCTCCTGCTGCTGTCCATCTCCTGGGTCATGGGCCTGACGGCCCCGCTCTTCACGGTCCTGTCGAAGGTGATCTCGGGACGCGACATCGTTCTGATCGTCGGCGGACTCTTCCTGGTCGCCAAGAGCACGCACGAGATCCACGACAAGCTCGAGGGCGTGGAGGGCGAGCACTCGACGAAGGCTTTCGGGTCCTACGGCGCCGTCCTCGCGCAGATCGTCGCCCTCGACGTCATCTTCTCTCTCGACTCCGTCATCACCGCGGTCGGGATGGTGAACAAGGTCGGCCTCATGGTCTCGGCGATCGTCGTCTCGATCGTCGTCATGATGTTCTTCGCCAACGCGATCGGCGACTTCGTCCACGATCATCCGACCGTGAAGATGCTGGCCCTCGCCTTCCTCCTGATGATCGGCGTCATGCTCATCGCAGACGGCCTGGGCCACCACATCCCGAAGGGCTACATCTACTTCTCGATGGCGTTCTCGCTCTTCGTCGAGATGCTGAACCTGAGGGCGAGGAAGGAACGCGACCCGGTCGAGCTCCGCTCGGCGTACGCCGATCCGACCGCCGGCGACGTGAAGTGA